A genome region from Rhodohalobacter mucosus includes the following:
- a CDS encoding BamA/TamA family outer membrane protein, whose translation MKFFLSLFAATLFFVSGLFAQGFNSINNRNHPYLKWQVAETEHFRIIYPERIADIIPLAASISEASYDALSANLNVEFEKKIPVYLSDEDEIVNGFANPIGKGYTMIWVNLNDYADTWTGSAKWLRKVIAHELGHIFHFKAIWSNMGLWQYTFAEPLPRFWTEGLAQYQTELWDSQRGDRWLRKAIFDSRPGFNDGQSAENGRLMYASGNSQLRYFAETYGDSSLANLLAHREKILGIFEYHDFYGGFRKIVDGGYRAFYEDWRKHMNVYYNTLASQMERTDSLDTDRLPLPGQFYSDMASSPNDSLIAVLSLTSLQRPVRRLYIVNNDSSRSTRIVAEGSINNDLSWSRDGKTLFYSRRVRGKTSSLINDIHALNVETGEERRLTHSRRARYPVPGPKPETIGYVVNENGTGNLFILDPETGIETRVTRYTGDIQMIHPVWVARQNRWLFHKFDADGSRYMVLYDPDSDGEMLLDNPDHDNRRFVLNHDGSKVAYNSLRDEVPNVFVYDFDTGQESRITRLFTGGEVYGWSAPSDSLQHGSLLVRASETKRRDHAWWVDAGRQTIDREPLLPGAYATWRNKQAPEWIPFDLEPDDSLIISKAPYRSFRNITHAASIVLPYYGDRENWGLFGTTGWVEPLAKHMIAGSGNVSFGNADNSYGLLSYINNQLYPTLSVNIYKIPGSAFFYGDRFLVQELRGGDLAMNMPLDALEAPYQNGSVFARLRHVLVKPYEADQFDNTTLIPQPERARQTDLTIGLSVKKQRPWRNNIVHPLDGWGLRAMITGAEEILGSDVRFATADLSAYSVLPGFGLQRLYLYGRFQQQWGEPLPQDFIGFSRNDNISLNLPGQVPLELFSEAERVRGYRSFIAGERVFFSSLEYRMPVTPSMDTSILGGVVDLGSTSLSLFTDAGVVWNARRSDGTIGTEKRWGAGTELKNRINLLGIRFAHAIGIAQPAEELFTDADIDLYYRVRAVVPF comes from the coding sequence ATGAAATTTTTTCTCTCACTATTTGCGGCAACCCTTTTTTTTGTATCCGGCCTTTTTGCCCAGGGGTTTAACTCGATCAACAACCGCAACCATCCCTACCTGAAGTGGCAGGTGGCTGAGACGGAACACTTCCGGATCATTTATCCGGAGCGCATTGCGGACATCATACCGCTTGCAGCCTCTATTTCCGAGGCATCCTATGATGCACTCTCTGCCAATCTGAACGTAGAGTTTGAAAAGAAAATCCCCGTCTATCTCTCCGATGAGGATGAAATCGTCAACGGGTTCGCCAACCCGATTGGCAAAGGCTATACGATGATCTGGGTAAACCTGAACGATTACGCCGATACCTGGACAGGAAGCGCCAAGTGGCTTCGTAAAGTGATCGCGCACGAGCTGGGTCACATCTTTCACTTCAAGGCGATCTGGAGCAACATGGGACTCTGGCAATACACCTTTGCAGAACCGCTGCCACGGTTCTGGACCGAAGGGCTGGCACAGTATCAAACCGAGCTGTGGGACTCCCAGCGCGGCGACCGCTGGCTTCGAAAGGCTATTTTCGACAGCAGGCCGGGATTCAATGACGGACAATCTGCCGAAAACGGCCGCCTGATGTACGCATCGGGTAACTCGCAGCTTCGCTATTTCGCCGAAACCTATGGCGACAGTTCACTCGCAAACCTGCTGGCCCATCGTGAAAAGATACTTGGAATATTCGAATACCACGATTTCTATGGGGGTTTCAGAAAGATTGTGGATGGAGGGTATCGTGCATTCTACGAGGACTGGAGAAAGCACATGAACGTCTATTACAATACACTGGCGTCTCAAATGGAGCGCACCGACTCTCTCGATACAGACCGTTTACCGCTTCCGGGGCAATTCTACTCCGACATGGCTTCAAGTCCGAACGACAGCCTCATCGCAGTGCTCTCGCTCACTTCCCTGCAGCGGCCGGTCCGCAGACTCTACATCGTCAACAACGACTCCTCACGGTCAACCAGAATCGTTGCCGAAGGAAGTATCAACAATGATCTGAGCTGGAGCAGGGACGGCAAAACCCTTTTTTACAGCCGCAGAGTGAGGGGCAAAACATCATCCCTGATCAATGATATCCATGCGCTGAATGTTGAAACCGGTGAAGAAAGACGGCTCACGCACAGTCGCCGGGCGCGCTATCCCGTGCCGGGACCGAAACCAGAAACAATCGGTTATGTTGTAAATGAAAACGGTACGGGCAATTTGTTCATCCTCGATCCGGAGACGGGCATTGAAACCCGGGTAACCCGATACACCGGAGATATCCAGATGATTCATCCCGTCTGGGTTGCACGGCAGAACCGATGGCTCTTTCATAAATTTGACGCCGACGGCAGCCGGTATATGGTACTGTACGATCCTGATTCGGACGGTGAGATGCTCCTGGATAACCCGGACCATGACAACCGCCGGTTTGTTTTGAATCATGACGGGTCGAAGGTGGCCTACAACTCGCTGCGCGACGAGGTGCCCAATGTGTTTGTCTATGATTTTGATACCGGTCAGGAGTCGCGCATTACACGTCTTTTCACGGGTGGCGAGGTGTACGGCTGGAGTGCGCCTAGCGATTCCCTGCAGCACGGCTCGCTCCTTGTGAGGGCCAGTGAGACCAAAAGACGCGATCACGCCTGGTGGGTGGATGCCGGCAGGCAGACGATCGATCGAGAGCCCCTTCTCCCCGGGGCCTATGCCACATGGAGAAACAAACAGGCTCCTGAATGGATCCCATTTGACCTTGAACCTGACGATAGCCTTATCATATCAAAGGCACCTTACCGCTCTTTCCGTAACATAACGCACGCTGCAAGCATCGTACTTCCCTATTACGGCGACAGGGAGAACTGGGGCCTTTTCGGCACCACCGGCTGGGTGGAACCGCTGGCCAAACACATGATCGCGGGCAGCGGCAATGTATCCTTTGGCAATGCAGACAACTCCTACGGCCTGCTCAGCTACATCAACAATCAGCTGTACCCAACCCTTTCCGTCAATATTTACAAAATACCCGGCAGCGCCTTTTTCTACGGCGACCGCTTCCTGGTTCAGGAGCTGCGGGGGGGCGACCTGGCCATGAACATGCCACTGGATGCACTGGAAGCGCCCTATCAGAACGGATCCGTGTTTGCGCGGCTTCGTCACGTGCTGGTTAAACCGTATGAGGCCGATCAATTTGACAACACAACCCTGATTCCGCAGCCCGAACGTGCGCGTCAGACCGACCTGACAATTGGTCTCTCCGTAAAGAAGCAGCGGCCCTGGCGCAACAACATTGTACACCCTCTCGACGGGTGGGGTCTGCGTGCCATGATTACCGGAGCGGAAGAGATTCTGGGTTCCGATGTTCGCTTTGCCACAGCCGACCTGAGCGCATACAGCGTATTGCCCGGGTTCGGCCTGCAGCGTCTCTATCTCTACGGGCGTTTTCAGCAGCAGTGGGGAGAGCCGCTGCCGCAGGATTTTATCGGTTTTTCGCGAAACGACAACATCAGCCTGAATCTGCCGGGACAGGTACCGCTGGAACTCTTTTCGGAAGCGGAGCGGGTGCGGGGATACCGCAGCTTCATAGCCGGCGAGCGCGTATTCTTCAGTTCGCTTGAATACCGCATGCCCGTCACGCCCTCGATGGATACATCCATACTGGGTGGCGTGGTTGACCTTGGCTCCACATCGCTCTCACTGTTCACCGATGCCGGCGTCGTTTGGAATGCACGCAGGTCGGACGGTACGATTGGAACGGAAAAGCGCTGGGGTGCCGGCACCGAGCTTAAGAACCGGATCAATCTTCTGGGGATTCGTTTTGCACATGCCATAGGCATTGCTCAGCCCGCAGAAGAGCTGTTTACGGATGCGGATATAGACCTCTACTACCGTGTGAGGGCCGTGGTACCTTTTTGA